The Mesorhizobium sp. AR10 genome includes the window TCAAGGGACAGATCAAGCTGGTCGACGGCGTCAACGCGGATACGGTGTGGACCTGGAACGCCATCGGCAAGCGCCGCGGCAGCTGGGGGCTGAAGGACGATGCCGCTGAGAGCAATCGCGGCTTCCTGCTCAACCACATCATCGGCGACCAGACTTCTGCCGACGCAAATGGCAAGCGCTATTCGAATTCCGATCCTGTCACGGGACAGGCGGCGTGGTTTGATCTGCGCGTCCGCATCGTCAAATGCGCAGCCGAGGAGGCCGGCTTCACCGAACCGCAGTTCGAGCGCTTCCAGCAACCGCCGCATGTCGACCCCTCGCCCGACAAGCTCAGTTTCGGCGCCGAGTTCCGACTTGAACGGGAAAGAGCCCAATGACCTGCCTCCCCGCTCATACCGACAAGAGGCTCGGCCTGGTCATCGACCTCGACACCTGCGTCGGCTGCCAGGCCTGCGTAACCGCCTGCAAGGAATGGAACACCGGCGGCCACATGGCGCCGCTGACCGACATCGACCCCTATGGCGGCAATGTCGACGGCGTCTGGTTCAACCGCGTGCACAGCTATGAACACACGACCGAGATGGGCGGGCGCACGGTCAATTTCCCGCGCTCCTGTCTGCATTGCGAGACGCCGGCCTGCGTCACCGTCTGCCCGACTGGCGCCTCCTACAAGAGAAGCTCGGACGGCATCGTGCTGATCGACGAGGACAAGTGCATCGGCTGCAAATTGTGCAGTTGGGCCTGTCCCTATGGCGCTCGCGAGTTCGACACCGATGTCGGCGTGATGAAGAAATGCACGCTGTGCGTCGACCGCATCTACAACGACAATCTGGCCGAGGAAGACCGCGTGCCGGCCTGCGTCGCCGCTTGCCCGACCAGCGCCAGGCATTTCGGCGATCTCGGCGATCCCCTGTCGGCGGTCTCGCAACTGGTTGCCGAGCGCGGCGGCGTCGACCTGATGCCGGAACTCGGCTATCGTCCGACCAACAAATATTTGCCGCCGCGCGCCCACAGCACGCGCGCCGCATCGGTGGCCGCACCTGCGCTTGAGCCGGTGCGGGCCGAAGGCGGCTTCCTTGGCTGGGTCGACCGCATGCTTTCGAACTGACCAGCCCTCATGCATCCAGCCTTCTCCGTCGTCTTTTTCACCACCGCCACGGGCGCCGGTTACGGCCTGCTCGCGCTGCTTGGCGTGCTCGCCGGACAAGGGTTCGTCCCGCCAGATTTCTGGCTTGGGCTCGTCGGTATGGGGCTGGCGCTTGGGCTGATCTCGGCCGGCCTGTTGTCGTCGGCCGGCCATCTCGGCCGACCCGAGCGCGCCTG containing:
- a CDS encoding 4Fe-4S dicluster domain-containing protein encodes the protein MTCLPAHTDKRLGLVIDLDTCVGCQACVTACKEWNTGGHMAPLTDIDPYGGNVDGVWFNRVHSYEHTTEMGGRTVNFPRSCLHCETPACVTVCPTGASYKRSSDGIVLIDEDKCIGCKLCSWACPYGAREFDTDVGVMKKCTLCVDRIYNDNLAEEDRVPACVAACPTSARHFGDLGDPLSAVSQLVAERGGVDLMPELGYRPTNKYLPPRAHSTRAASVAAPALEPVRAEGGFLGWVDRMLSN